One genomic window of Streptomonospora nanhaiensis includes the following:
- a CDS encoding HD domain-containing protein: MSTDHRALAGDAALERALTGPADPPLRALPADAAALLRDLAAPPRLGAHLRVVHHAAWEVTEALGGGVEPVFDRSAVLFGAATHDIGKVRHPDELLGPGSRHEEAGHRLLRERGVEERLARFARTHAAWRTEPVELEDLLVSLADKVWKGRREADLEEMLAARLAECAGGRAWEWFLRLDDAVAPVTATADARLAYQSGHAAR, encoded by the coding sequence GTGTCCACCGACCACCGTGCCCTCGCAGGCGACGCAGCGCTGGAGCGCGCGCTGACCGGTCCCGCGGACCCGCCGCTGCGCGCCCTGCCCGCCGACGCCGCCGCGCTGCTGCGCGACCTGGCCGCGCCGCCCCGGCTCGGTGCGCATCTGCGCGTCGTGCACCACGCCGCCTGGGAGGTGACCGAGGCGCTGGGCGGCGGCGTCGAGCCCGTCTTCGACCGTTCGGCCGTGCTGTTCGGGGCCGCCACGCACGACATCGGCAAGGTTCGGCACCCCGACGAACTGCTCGGGCCGGGGTCGCGGCACGAGGAGGCCGGGCACCGCCTGCTGCGGGAGCGCGGCGTGGAGGAGCGGCTGGCGCGGTTCGCCCGCACCCACGCCGCTTGGCGCACGGAGCCGGTGGAGTTGGAGGACCTGCTGGTCAGCCTCGCCGACAAGGTGTGGAAGGGCAGGCGCGAGGCCGACCTGGAGGAGATGCTGGCCGCGCGGCTGGCGGAGTGCGCGGGAGGGCGGGCGTGGGAGTGGTTCCTGCGGCTGGACGACGCCGTCGCCCCGGTGACCGCCACCGCTGACGCCCGGCTGGCCTACCAGAGCGGCCACGCGGCCCGCTGA